A window of Haloarcula sp. H-GB4 contains these coding sequences:
- the pheT gene encoding phenylalanine--tRNA ligase subunit beta encodes MPVVDVDPDELRYLTGHDEKDDDELKSDLFNLGLEFEGWTEDDEFQLEFAPDRLDRLSVEGVARSLRYHYGDDRGVDIPNTNSADWSIEVEDQPDERPYVTGAIVRGLDMDEAALESLIQLQEKLHATMGRKRAKGAIGVHDLTMLKGDSVADETGKSITYTSADPDEATFVPLDADAEMTPSEVMASHETGQTYGDLVADFDRVPAIYDAIGLFSFPPVINGRRTEVSVDSRDLFIEMTGTDQWTIDHMCNIVCYALAARGGQVEKVDVSYADDAPGEYAGKTLERPDFSVRTKTVTHDRIESILGVSLDNREVIDYAERAGLDATETESDDGVAYEVEVPPYRVDVIHPLDIIDDIGRALGFNSLEPTYPDVSTVGGRHERSRLEDAARDALVGLGFEDLLNFHMINEVENFERMNLSTPEAEDGNDADTVGLADPVTIQEPYSEDYTILRTWALPSIMMVLENNTHRSYPQDLAEIGLAAGLDDSENTGVAEHRTVAAALARTDASYEDAKARLQALADAFDKDLSTPPTTHPAFIGGRAAEVVLDGESVGVIGEIHPKVLVEHDLELPVAAFEFRLDALE; translated from the coding sequence TGAGGACGACGAGTTCCAACTGGAGTTCGCGCCGGACCGGCTGGACCGCCTCTCAGTAGAGGGTGTCGCGCGGTCGCTTCGCTACCACTACGGCGACGACCGCGGGGTGGATATCCCCAACACGAACAGCGCCGACTGGAGCATTGAGGTCGAGGACCAGCCTGACGAGCGGCCCTACGTCACCGGCGCTATCGTCCGCGGCCTGGATATGGACGAGGCTGCACTGGAATCGCTTATCCAGTTGCAGGAGAAGCTCCACGCGACGATGGGGCGCAAGCGGGCGAAAGGCGCGATTGGGGTTCACGACCTCACAATGCTGAAAGGTGACTCGGTCGCGGACGAGACGGGCAAGTCCATCACCTACACCAGCGCGGACCCCGACGAGGCCACGTTCGTTCCGCTGGACGCCGACGCGGAGATGACTCCAAGCGAGGTCATGGCGTCCCACGAGACCGGCCAGACCTACGGTGACCTTGTGGCCGACTTCGACCGCGTGCCGGCCATCTACGACGCTATCGGGCTGTTCTCGTTCCCGCCGGTTATCAACGGCCGCCGGACCGAGGTCAGCGTCGACTCCCGGGATCTGTTCATCGAGATGACCGGGACCGACCAGTGGACCATCGACCATATGTGCAACATCGTCTGCTACGCGCTCGCAGCCCGCGGCGGGCAGGTCGAGAAGGTTGATGTGTCCTACGCCGATGACGCGCCCGGCGAGTACGCTGGCAAGACGCTGGAACGACCGGACTTCTCGGTCCGAACGAAGACAGTCACACACGACCGCATCGAGTCCATCCTCGGCGTTTCACTGGACAACCGCGAGGTCATCGACTACGCCGAGCGGGCCGGCCTCGATGCCACCGAGACGGAATCTGACGACGGTGTGGCATACGAGGTTGAGGTTCCGCCCTACCGCGTCGACGTCATTCACCCACTGGATATCATCGACGACATCGGTCGGGCGCTTGGGTTCAACAGCCTCGAACCGACGTATCCCGACGTGTCGACGGTCGGCGGTCGGCATGAACGCTCCCGGCTTGAGGACGCTGCCCGCGACGCGCTTGTCGGCCTGGGCTTCGAGGACCTGCTGAACTTCCACATGATAAACGAGGTCGAGAACTTTGAGCGGATGAATCTCTCGACGCCGGAGGCCGAAGACGGAAACGACGCTGACACTGTCGGCCTGGCTGACCCGGTCACCATTCAGGAGCCCTACAGCGAGGACTACACCATCCTCCGGACGTGGGCACTCCCGTCCATCATGATGGTACTGGAGAACAACACTCACCGGAGCTACCCGCAGGACCTCGCGGAAATCGGGCTGGCCGCCGGTCTTGACGATTCGGAGAACACTGGCGTTGCTGAGCATCGCACTGTCGCCGCAGCGCTCGCGCGCACGGACGCCTCATACGAGGATGCGAAGGCCCGCCTGCAAGCGCTCGCCGACGCCTTCGACAAAGACCTCTCGACGCCTCCGACCACACATCCAGCGTTCATCGGCGGCCGCGCCGCAGAAGTCGTCCTCGACGGTGAGTCGGTCGGTGTCATCGGCGAAATTCACCCGAAGGTACTCGTCGAGCACGATCTGGAACT